A window of the Cherax quadricarinatus isolate ZL_2023a chromosome 23, ASM3850222v1, whole genome shotgun sequence genome harbors these coding sequences:
- the LOC128685555 gene encoding LOW QUALITY PROTEIN: large ribosomal subunit protein mL48-like (The sequence of the model RefSeq protein was modified relative to this genomic sequence to represent the inferred CDS: substituted 1 base at 1 genomic stop codon): MGSDFTLLEHNYAKLVHNTAFNMGLNVEDSWATPCQKLLIQNYKLKTARVETECNLQVYERTIQLSDLASIMAPLFIAVIQAGVPQGVKLTVQEHMTEHVRYIADLELRDLQKXLTDLR, translated from the exons ATGGGAAGTGATTTTACTCTGCTAGAACATAATTATGCCAAGTTAGTCCACAACACAGCCTTCAACATGGGCCTTAATGTAGAAGACAGCTGGGCAACACCATGCCAAAAGCTTCTCATTCAAAACTACAAACTTAAGACTGCAAGAGTGGAAACCGAATGTAATCTTCAGGTGTACGAACGAACAATACAGCTGTCTGATTTGGCTTCTATCATGGCCCCACTCTTTATTGCAGTAATCCAGGCAGGAGTTCCTCAAGGTGTAAAGCTTACAGTTCAAGAGCACATGACGgagcat GTGCGGTACATCGCAGACTTGGAACTCAGAGACCTTCAAAAGTAGCTCACTGACCTTAGATGA